The genome window TGGGCGTGCCCCCGGCCGAGAACGACAGGATGACGGTGAGGATCCCGATGCCCAGCGCGATCATCGCGATCTTCGCGACGAACAGGCCACGCGCCTCGACGTGCAGGTCGTGCTTGCGCAGCGCGCCGCGCGCCCGCAGCTGGCTCAGGACGATCGCACCGACCGCCAGGACACCGATCACGAGCGTGACGACGTCCATGTTGCTGACGTAGTTGAACCAGGGGGGCAGCGAGCCCTTGGAGATCCGGATGAACGAGGAGGGCAGCCCTGCGAGCGTCTCGCCGACGACCACGAGCGCGAGGCCGCGGAACACGAGCATGCCGGCGAGCGTCACGATGAACGCCGGGATCCCCACGTAGGCGACCCAGAACCCCTGCCATGCGCCGACGAGGGCACCGAGCGCCAGACCGACGAGCACCGCCACGATCCACGGTGCGTCGAAGTCGCGCATGGTCGTCGCCACGACACCGCCGACGAACGCGACGACGGAGCCGACCGACAGGTCGATGTGGCCGGCGACGATCACCATCAGCATGCCGATGGCGAGCACCATGATGTGCGCGTTCTGCTGGAACAGGGCCGCGACGTTGTTGGCGAGCAGCAGCTTGCCGTCGGTGAGGACCTGGAACAGCAGCACGATGACGATGAGCGCGCCGAAGATGCCGTACTGGCGCGCGTTGCCGCCCAGGCCCTGCAGGCGCTGCCCGAGGGAGACGCGCGGCACGCCGGGCGGGTTCGGGGCGGGGAGGTTGACGTCGGTCGTGGTGCTCATCGGGCGATCCCGTCCTTGTCCATCGTCATGAAGTGCATGAGGTGCTCCTGGGTCGCGTCGGCCCGGGCCACCTCGCCGGTGACGCGGCCCTGGCTGAGCGCGTAGATGCGGTCGCAGACGCCCAGGAGCTCGGGCAGCTCGGAGGAGATGACGAGCACGCCCTTCCCCGCGTCGGCGAGCTTGTTGATGATCGTGTAGATCTCGTACTTCGCACCGACGTCGATGCCGCGCGTCGGCTCGTCGAGGATCAGCACGTCCGGGTCGGCGTAGAGCCACTTGGCCAGCACGACCTTCTGCTGGTTGCCCCCGGACAGCTTGCCGACCAGCGCCATGACGGTCGGCGTGCGGATGTTGAGGTCCTTGCGGAACCGCTCGGCGATGGTGGACTCGGCCTCGCGGTCCACGACGCCCGCTCGCGAGAGCTTGTCGAGCGACGCGGCGGAGATGTTGTGCTGCACGGTGTCGATGAGGTTGAGACCGAACCGCTTGCGGTCCTCGGTCGCGTACGCGATGCCGTGCCGGATCGCCTCCTGCACGGTGCCGGCCGTCACCTCGACGCCGTCCCGGAAGAGGCGTCCGGAGATCCGGGTGCCGTACGAGCGGCCGAAGACGCTCATCGCGAGCTCGGTGCGACCAGCACCCATCAGGCCGGCGAGGCCGACGATCTCACCGCGCCGCACCGTCACGCTCGCGCCGTCGACGACCTTGCGCGCCTGGTCGACGGGGTGGTGCACGGTCCAGTCCTCGATGCGCAGCACCTCCTCGCCGATGTCGGGGGTGTGCTCGGGGAACCGGTGGTCGAGCGGGCGCCCCACCATGCCGCGGATGATCCGCTCCTCGGTGACGTGCACGTCGCCGCGCATGTCGAGGGACTCGATCGTCTCGCCGTCGCGGATGATCGTCGTGGTGTCCGCGATCGCCTCGATCTCGTTCAGCTTGTGGCTGATGATGATCGACGTGATGCCCTCGGCGCGCAGCCCCTCGATGAGCGTGAGCAGGTGGGCGCTGTCCTCGTCGTTGAGCGCGGCGGTCGGCTCGTCGAGGATGAGCAGACGCACCTCCTTGGACAGCGCCTTGGCGATCTCCACCAGCTGCTGCTTGCCGACGCCGATGTCGGTGACCCTGGTGTCGGGGCGCTCGGAGAGCCCCACGCGGTCGAGCAGGCGGGCGGCCTCGGAGTTGGTGCGGTTCCAGTCGACGACGCCGCGTGCCGCGCGCTCGTTGCCGAGGAAGATGTTCTCGGCGATCGACAGGTAGGGCGAGAGCGCGAGCTCCTGGTGGATGATGACGACGCCCTGGCGCTCGGAGTCGCGGATGCCGCGGAACTCCTGCACCTCGCCGTCGAGGACGATCTCGCCCTCGTAGGTGCCGTGCGGGTAGATGCCCGACAGGACCTTCATCAGCGTCGACTTGCCCGCGCCGTTCTCACCGCAGATGGCGTGGATCTCGCCGCGGCGCACCGCGAGCGTGACGTCGGAGAGCGCCTTGACGCCGGGGAAGGTCTTGGTGATGCCGCGCATCTCGAGGATGTGCTCGGTGTCCATGTGTCCTCGCTGGATGGTCCGGACCGGCCGGCGGGGTCCTCAGAGGCCGAGGTCGTCGGCCGAGTAGAACTCCGAGTCGACGAGCACCTCGACCGTGTCCGGCGTGATCACCTGCGGCTGCAGCAGGTAGGTCGGGACGGTCTTCTCCCCGTTGTCGTAGGTCTCCTCGTCGTTGACCTCGACGTCCTCGCCGGCGACGATCTGCTCGATCATCGTGGCGACCTGGTCACCCAGCGCGCGGGTGTCCTTCCAGACGGACATGGACTGCTTGCCCGCGATCATGTTGAGCACGTTCGCCTGGTCGGCGTCCTGGCCCGTCAGGACCGGGTAGCCGTCGCCCGGCGCGTAGCCGTTGCCCTCGAGGGCCTGCGCGATGCCCAGCGCCAGCGAGTCGTTGGGCGACAGGACCACGTCGACCTTGGCGCCCCCGGCGTAGAACGAGTTGAGCCGGTTCTCCATCTCGGACTGGGCCGTGTCGGAGCTCCAGCCCTGGATCCCGATGGACTGCCAGTCGTCGTTCGTCGCCGGCTGCTTGCCCGACGGGACGACGAGCTTGCCGCTCTCGACGTACGGGGACAGGACGTCCCACGCGCCGGCGAAGAAGAACTTCGCGTTGTTGTCGTCGGGCGACCCGGCGAACGGCTCGAGGTTGAACGGGCCGGCGGCGTTCTCGAGGTCGAGCGCCTCGACGATGAACTCGCCCTGCATCGTCCCGACGCCGTAGTTGTCGAACGTCGCGTAGTAGTCGACGTTCGGGGTGCCGAGCAGGAGACGGTCGTATGCGATGACCGTGATGTCCGCGTCGGCCGCCTGCTGGAGGGTCGGCGCGAGGGCCGTGTCGTCGATGGGGGCGATGACGAGGACGTCGGCGCCCTGGTTGATCATGTTCTCGAGCTGGGTGATCTGCTGGTCGACCTTGTTGTCGGCGTACTGCAGGCTCGTCTCGTAGCCGGCGTCCTGCAGCAGACCCTCGAGGTGCGCCCCGTCGCGGTTCCACCGCTCCAGGCTCTTGGTCGGCATCGCGATGCCGACCACGGTGTCCTCGGCGGCCGCCGCGCCGCCCGTGCTCTCGGGCTCGGCCTCACGCTCGGTGCTGCAGGCCGCCATGGACCCCACGAGCACACCTGCGGCGACCATCGCGATCGCGCTCTTCTTCCACGCCAGTGACATCGTTGTCCGCTCCCTTGAGTTCGCCGCTCGATCGGTCGGGACGTCCGTCGTCGCGACCACCCGGGTCCGGCAGCAGTGCCGGGGAGCCAGGTACGGCTTCGCGTTGCATTCAAGACCTGAAGGCATCGCCGGGGCAAGTGCCGTGACCATTCCGTGTCCTGACACCCGTCCGCCACGACGGCGCGCCACTCGGGCGGTTGGCGGCGCGTGCAGCGGGACGATGACGGACAAAGGTCCCGCGGTGTCTTCGACGGATGAAGGCACCGCCCGAGCCGGCCGCGCGCCCGGTCAGCCGCACACGCCGGGCCACCAGCGCTCGAGCAGCCCGCACACGTGCCGCCACGCGCCGGTGGCACCGTGGCCGCGCGACGCCTGCTCCTGCAGGACGGCCACCGTCCGGGCCGGGACGGTCACCGCACCGGTCGAGCGGTCGTACACGGTCGTCCGCACCACCGGGTCGGCGCCGCCGGCCTGGACCGGGGACAGCGCGTAGGCCCGGCCCGCGAGCGCGGGCACGCGCTGCGTCGTGGGCTCGTCGGACGCGTTGACGACCACGAGCAGGCCGTCGAGCCGGTGGTCGACGTCGGTGCGCCAGCGGCGCGCGGACGCGTCCCAGCCCGCCCGGTCCTCGACGTGCATGACGACGACACCGGGTGCGGCGTCCGGACCCGCGCCGGGGAACGTGACCTTCTGCTCGATCAGCCGGGCGTCCCCCAGCCGGAAGAGGCGGGTCGAGGACCGCAGCTCGAGGAGCTCGGCGGCCGCGGTGCCCGCCGTCGCGATGTCCTGCGGCGTCGGCACGAGCGCGGGGTCCGCCAGCAGCGGCTGCTGGTACGGCCACTTCGCGGCGTTGTCGGCCGCGGGGGGCAGCCCGCGTGCGAAGCCGTTGGTCCGCCCCGACCAGTCGAGCACGTTGAACCAGTCCCCCGAGTCGTAGGAGTTGCGGTCGAGGGACTTGCTGCGCAGCAGGTCGGCACCGGCGTGCCAGAAGGACGGCGTCTGCGCGAGCGTCGTCGTCGCGAGCGACACGGTGTTCATCCGCACGCGGTCGGCCATGGGAGTGCCCTGCGGCAGCTTGAGGTACAGGTTGTCGAAGAGCGTCTCGTTGTCGTGCGCGTCGACGTACGTGACGACCTCCTCCGGGGACTCGGCGTAGCCCGCCGGCTGCCCGTTGTAGTCGATCTCGTCGCCCCGCCGGACCGTCCCGTCGCTCGTCGGCAGCCGGTAGGCCCGCAGGTTGCCGGCCATGCCGAGGCGCACGAGGTCCGTCTGGTGCCGCAGGCGCGCGAGCTGCTCGTCCGGCGTGCCGTTGACGGGCGCACCGTTCGGGTCGGTGAAGGCACCGGACCCGAAGCCCTGCACGCGCGGGTCCTCGTCGAAGGGCCCGCCGCCGCGCACGGCGTCGCGCAGCCGGTCGGAGAACGTCCCGATCCCCGTGCCGCCGAGCTGACCCTGCGTGGCCTGCTCGAAGAGCCGGTCGTCCGCGACCTCACCGAAGTTCCAGCCCTCGCCGTAGAGGTAGACCCGGCGGCCGTCGACGCCGTCCTCGCGGGGCGTCAGCCGGTCGAGCGCGGCGCGCACGGCCTCCATCGTCTGCCGCGAGTGGTGCCCCATGAGGTCGAACCGGAAGCCGTCGACCTTGTGGTCCCGCGCCCACGTCACCACCGAGTCGACCATCATCTTCTCGGCCATCGCGTGCTCGGTGGCGACGTTCTGGCAGCACGTCGACGTCTCGACCTGGCCCGTGGCGTTCAGGCGGTGGTAGTACCCGGGCACGACGCGGTCGAGCACGCTCTTCGCGTCCTGGCCGCTGGCCGCCGTGTGGTTGAACACCTGGTCGAGCACGACCTGCAGGCCGTCGGCGTGCAGCGCGCCGACCATCGAGCGGAGCTCCGCGATGCGCGCGCCCCCGTGGGCGTCGACCGCGTACGAGCCCTCGGGCGCGCTCCAGTGCCACGGGTCGTAGCCCCAGTTGAACGCGTCCTGTCCCGCCACGGCCGTCACGCACTCCTGCTGGCGCGGCGAGTCGGGCGGCAGCGACGCGAGGTCGCACGCGGGGGTGGCCTGCGCGGACCGGTCCTCCTCGATCGACGCGATGTCGAACGTCGGCAGCAGGTGCACGGTCGTCAGGCCCGCGTCGGCCAGTGCGCGCAGGTGGTCGCGCCCGTCGCTGCTGCGCACCGCGAACGCGCCGTAGGTGCCGCGCAGCCGCTCCGGCACCGTGGCGTCGGAGATCGAGAAGTCCCGCACGTGCAGCTCGTAGATCGTCTGGTCGACGGGGCGGACGACCGGCTGGGCCGTGCGCTCCCACTGCCGGGGCCGGTACCGGGAGTCGTCCAGGTCGACCAGCACGCCGTGCGTGGAGTTGAGCGTCAGCGCGACGGCGTACGGGTCGGTGACGCGGTTGACCTCGACCCGGCCCGTGGTGGGCGCGTAGACCGTCACCTCCCACAGGTACGCGGCACCGTCCCAGCCCTGGGGGCCCGAGGCCGTCCACGACCCGTCGGGCTGCCGCTGCCCCGCCACGCGCACGGGCTCCGCGGACGTGTCGACGGCGCCGCGCCGGTCGGCCGGCCACACCAGCAGGTCGACGCCCTGCGCCGTGGGGGCCCACAGCGCGAGGGACGGCCTGCCCTTGGCCCACGTCGTGCCCAGCGCGCGCTTCGCCGCGCGGCCGCTGTAGAGGTCGTCGAGGACACCCGGCACCTGCACGCCGGTCACGGCCTGGCCGACGTCGTCGGCGTCGGCCTGCCGCACGAGGACCTGCCCGGTGAGCAGGCGCTCGACCGTGCGCCGGTCGGCGTCCACGCGCAGCGCGACGTACCCGTCGAGCGTCGGGAACCGCGCGAGCTGCGCGTCGGTGAGCCCGCCCGGCACGACCGCGAGCGCAAGCTCCTCACCCCCCGTGACCTGCCCGTCGACGACCTCGAGCGACGCGTCGGCCGCCGCGTGCAGCGAGAACCGCAGCGTCGCCGGGTCGGTGCCGCTCGCGACGAACGACGCCGGCCAGGCGAGCGTCCGCGCGTCGACCCAGTGCGCCGCGAGCTGCCCGGTGCCGGGCAGCGGCGCATCGGTGACCTGCACGGTCAGGACGTGCGTCGTCAGGTCGTAGACGAACGACACGGGCCTGCCGCCCGGCGCGGTGAACGCGATGTTCGCACCGTCCCGGACGCCGTCGGCGCCGTAGTTCTCCGCCCACGACAGGCCGTGCGCGACCTTGAGCTCGTAGGTGCCCGCCGCCAGGTCGGGCAGCGTGAGCGTCGCGGTGCCGTCGCCGTCGCCGTCGACCAGGGCCGTGGCCAGGCATGCCGGGTCCCAGTCGGCCGCGCAGCCCGCCTCGCTCTGGAACGAGCCCGGCAGGGTCAGCAGGGGGCCCTGCGCCGAGGTCGTCACCTGGTGCGTCGTCGCGTCGTAGACGAACGTCACCTCCTGCGGGCCGTCACCCGTGACCGTGTAGGTGAGGTTCGCGCCGCCGGGCGCACCGCCCGCGCCGTAGTTCTCGTCCCACGTGCCGCCGACGGCGACCTTGTACTCGTACGACCCGGGCGGGATCGAGAACGTGCCGTGGAACACCACGCCGTTGGTGGACGTGAGGCGCGCGGCCTCGCAGCCGGGCTGCCAGTCCCCCGGGCAGCCCATGGCGGCGTTGTGGCTGCCGGGCACGGTGACGGGGGTCTCGCCCGGGTCCGGCGGCGGCTCGACGCCGTCGACCGCGACCCCGACGCTCGCGTACGTCGAGGCGGCGCTGCGGTGGCCCGTCACGTCCTGGCGCACCGCGCGGTACTCGACGAGCGTCCCTGCCGCGAGCCCGCGGACGTCGTGGAAGACGCGCGGTGCCGTCGTCTCGGCCGTGCCGAGCGCCGTCCACGCGTCGTCGCCCACCACGCGGTAGGCGAACGACGTGGCGGCGGCGGCGTCGTCGACGTCGGCGGCCACCGGCGCGAGGCCCGCGAGCGCGGCACCGGCGCCGGGCGCCTCGAGCGTGATCACGTCGTCCCCGGCCGCCACGGTGGCGCCGGCCCGCAGGACGAGGGAGCCGAACGCGGGCACGCTCAGCGCGACCGTCCCGTCCGCGCCGGCCACCACGGGCGCGCCGGGCACGACGTCCGTGCCGGACGTCGCGAGCAGCGGCGTGAACGTGGCACCGGGCGTCAGCGTGTCGACGGTGACGCTCGCGGGGTCCGCCGCGTTGTTGAGCGCGACGAGGTGCTCGACGTCGTCGTCACCGAACCGCGAGAACGCGTACACCGGCCCGGCGGCGTACCGCTCGACCTGCGCGCCCGTCGTCAGCGCGGGCGTGGTCGCGCGCAGCGCCCCGAGCGCGGCGACGTGCGCGTACAGGGGCGCGTCCGTGTCGTACCGGTCGACCGACCCCGCCGGGGTGCCGTCGAGCAGCGCCTGGTCGGCGTACTCCTCGACCTGCGTCGCGAACAGCGACTGGCGGGCGTCCTTGTCGGTGCCCCCGAGGGAGCCGTCGCCGACGAAGCCCTGCTCGTCGCCGTAGTACACGACCGGCTGACCGCGCGTGAGGTACATCAGCGCGTGCGCGAGCCCGGACCGCGCCTGCCCGTCACCCGCGTCCTTGACCGCGTGGCCGATGCGGCCCATGTCGTGGTTGCCGAGGAACGTCGGCAGCGCCTGCGCGCTGCTCGTGGGCGTCGTGTACAGGTCGTCGCTCGCGAACAGCGACTGCAGGCCGGCCGCCGGCAGGCCCTTGGCGTAGCTCGCCGCGGCCGCCTGGAAGGAGAAGTCGAGCACGGCGTTCATGTCGGTCTCGCGCACGTAGGGCGCGGTCAGCGCGGCGTCGGCGTCGTACACCTCGCCGAACATGAAGAAGTCCGGGTTGCCGACCGCGGCCGCGTGCTGCGCGATCGCGCTGGTGAACACGTCCCAGAACTCGCGGTTCACGTGCTTGACGGTGTCGATCCGGAAACCGTCGACCCCCAGGTCCACCCACGCCTCGTAGACGTCGACGAAGCCCTGCACGACGTCGGGGTGCTCGGTCATGAGGTCGTCGAGGCCGGTGAAGTCGCCGTAGGTGACCGACTCCCCCGTCCACGTCGAGTCGCCGCGGTTGTGGTAGAGCGTCGGGTCGTTGAGCCACGCCGGGACCTTGACGTCGGCGTCCGCGGGGTCGACGACCGGCGTGTACGGGAACGACGTCGCGGCGTCGAGGTCCGGGAAGTCGGCGCTGCCGGCGACGTCGGCCGGGTCGAACGGCTCGCCCGCGGCGTCGCGGTACGGCCGGGTCGCCTGGTCGACGTACGCGTGCTCGCCCTCGGCGTAGTCGATGACGTCGGCCGTGTGGTTGGTGATGATGTCGAAGTACACCTTCATGCCGCGCGCGTGCGCGTCGGCGATGAGGGCCTCGAGCTCGGCGTTGGTGCCCAGGTGCGGGTCGATGCGTGTGAAGTCCGTGATCCAGTACCCGTGGTAGCCCGCCGAGGCGTCGGCCCCGGCGCCCTGGACGGGGCGGTTGAGGAACGACGGCGTCAGCCAGATCGCCGTGGTGCCCAGGCCCTCGATGTAGTCGAGCCGGCCCCGCAGTCCCGCGAGGTCGCCGCCGTGGTAAAAGCCCTTGTCGGTCGGGTCGAGGCCGGTGACCGTGCGGTCGCCCTCGAGCCCGCCGGTGTCGTTGGACGGGTCGCCGTCGGCGAACCGGTCGGTGAGCACGAAGTAGAGCTGCTCGCCCGCGCCGGGGTCGCGCGCGGGCTCGGCGACGATGCCGGCGTCGGCCTCGGTGTACCCGCCGGCGAGGTCGTCGACGACGACGGAGGTGCGGCGGGTCGCGTCGTCGTAGGTGAACGTCAGGTCAGCGGGGCCCGCGAGCACGAGCGGGGTGTTCGCCTCGCCGCCGTCGGCACCGGCGGACCCCTCCCACGTGCCGTCGAGCGCGACCTTCCACTCGTGCGCGCCACCGGGCACCTCGAACGTCGCGGAGAACCGGCCGGGGACGCCGGTCGGGGCGAGCGCGGTCGCCGCGCAGGTGGGGTCCCAGTCGGCCGGGCACCCGAGCTCGTCCTGCAGGCTCCCGACGAGCGTGACGGCAGCGGCCGCGGCGGCGGCGGGCGTCGCGGGCAGCGCCGCGACGGCGCCGGTCGCGGCGATCGCTGCGGCGGCGAGGCCCGCGAGCGCACGCCGTGCGGTCCGGGGAGCGGGGGGACGTGGCGAGGCGGCGCCGACCATCGGGACTCCTTCGTCGCGGCACGTCGTCGTGCCGTCGGTGGCTGTCCCCGCGACCGTAACCCGTTGCAAGAAGTTGCAGCAAGGGTTTCGGTCATCACGTGCGTTCCGGACCATCGCGGCAGGTCCCAGGACGGCCAGGTCCGCCCGGTGCCAGGGGCGCACGGGGACCGTCGACGACCACCTCGCCGGGCTCGACCCGGGCGGCGCCGCCGTGGTGGCGCACGTGTACGACCTGGCCCGCGAGGTCGTCCCCGACGCCCAGCAGGGCACGGGCTACGGCATGCCGGGCCTCGTGCACCGCGGCAAGCCGCTGCTCTCGGTCATGCGCTGAGCGGCCCGTCCCGCTGCGGCACCGCGTCGCGCGTCCGGCAGGGCCACGAGCGCGTGCGCGACACGCCGCGGACGCACCCGGATCGCGACGCGCACGCGCGGCGGCTCAGACCAGCCCGAGCGCCCGGACGGCCTCGCGCTCCTCGACCAGCTCGGCGACCGACGCGTCGATGCGCTCGCGCGAGAACTCGTCGACGTCGAGGCCGGGCACGATCGTGTACACGCCGCCGGCGGCCGTGACCGGGAACGACGAGATGAGCCCCTCGGGCACGCCGTACGAGCCGTCGGACACCACACCCGCCGACGTCCAGTCGTCCGCGGGCGTGCCGCGCACCCACGTGTGCACGTGGTCGATCGCCGCGTTCGCCGCCGACGCCGCCGACGACGCACCGCGCGCCTCGATGATCGCCGCACCCCGCTTGGCGACCGTCGGGATGAACGTGTCGCGCACCCACGCGTCGTCGCCGACGACCTCGAGCGCCGGGCGTCCGCCGATCGTCGCGTGCGTCAGGTCCGGGTACTGCGTCGCGGAGTGGTTGCCCCAGATCGCGAGACGGGCGATGTCGTCGATCGCCGCGCCGGTGCGCTGCCGCAGCTGCGCGAGTGCGCGGTTGTGGTCGAGCCGCGTCATCGCCGTGAACCGGTCGGCCGGCACGTCAGGCGCGTGCGAGGACGCGATGTACGCGTTGGTGTTCGCCGGGTTGCCCACCACGAGCACGCGCACGTCGTCCGCGGCACCCGCGTTGATCGCGGCGCCCTGCGGGCCGAAGATGCCGCCGTTGGCGCTCAGCAGGTCCCCGCGCTCCATGCCCTTGGTACGCGGCCGCGCACCGACCAGCAGCGCGACGTTCACGCCGTCGAAGGCCGCGGCCGCGTCGTCGGTGATGTCGATGCCGTCCAGCAGCGGGAACGCGCAGTCGTCGAGCTCCATCGCGACGCCCTCGGCGGCCTTCACGGCCGGCGGGATCTCCAGCATCCGCAGCCGCACGGGCGTGTCGGGGCCGAGCAGCTGGCCGGACGCGATGCGGAAGGCCAGGGCGTACCCGATCTGACCGGCAGCACCGGTGACGGTGACGACAGCGGGCGTGGTGAGCGACACGGGCGGGCTCCTTCGGTCGGCCGACGATCGGCGCGACGTCTCGACGTCCTCGCCTGCGTCGCAACCTACCGGAGCCGTGGCGGCGGCGCGCCGACGCCGTGCCGCCCGTGCACGAGCGCTCGTCACCCCCCGACGCCACGACGGCGCCCCCCTGCGGGAGGCGCCGTCGTGGCGTGCGTCGTACCGGGGTGCTGCAGGTCAGCCCAGGCGCGCGGCGAGGTTCTCGTCGAGGGCCGCGAGGAACTCCTCGGTCGTCATCCACGCCTGGTCGGGGCCGACGAGGGACGCGAGGTCCTTCGTCATCTTGCCGCTCTCGACCGTCTTGATGACCACGTCCTCGAGCGTCTCGGCGAACTGCGTCACCTCGGGCGTGCCGTCCAGCTTGCCGCGGTGCTTCAGGCCACCGGTCCACGCGAAGATCGACGCGATCGGGTTGGTCGACGTCGGCTTGCCCGCCTGGTGCTGGCGGTAGTGCCGCGTGACGGTGCCGTGCGCCGCCTCCGCCTCGACCGTCTTGCCGTCGGGCGTCATGAGGACCGAGGTCATGAGGCCCAGCGAGCCGAAGCCCTGCGCGACGGTGTCGGACTGGACGTCGCCGTCGTAGTTCTTGCACGCCCAGACGTAGCCGCCCTCCCACTTCATCGCGGCGGCGACCATGTCGTCGATCAGGCGGTGCTCGTACGTCAGGCCGGCCGCGTCGAAGTCGGCCTTGAACTCGGCCTCGAACACCTCGGCGAAGATGTCCTTGAAGGCACCGTCGTACGCCTTGAGGATCGTGTTCTTCGTCGACAGGTACACCGGGTACCCGCGCTGCAGGCCGTACGCGAACGAGGCGCGCGCGAAGTCGCGGATCGACTCGTTGAAGTTGTACATGCCCATCGCGACGCCGCCCGCCTCGGGCATCGTCACGACCTCGAACTGCTGCGGCTCGGAGCCGTCGGCCGGCTCGAACGTCATCGTGATCTTGCCGGCGCCGGGCACCTTGAAGTTCGTCGACTTGTACTGGTCGCCGTGGGCGTGACGGCCGATGATGATCGGCTTGTTCCAGCCCGGGACCAGCCGCGGGATGTTGGAGATGATGATCGGCTCGCGGAAGACGACGCCACCGAGGATGTTGCGGATCGTGCCGTTGGGCGAGACCCACATCTTCTTGAGGCCGAACTCCTCGACGCGCGCCTCGTCCGGCGTGATCGTCGCGCACTTGACGCCGACGCCGTGCTCCTTGATGGCGTGGGCGGCGTCGATGGTCACCTGGTCGTCGGTCGCGTCCCGGTTCTGGATCGACAGGTCGTAGTAGCGCAGGTCGACGTCGAGGTACGGGTGGATCAGGCGGTCCTTGATGAACTGCCAGATGATGCGCGTCATCTCGTCGCCGTCGAGCTCGACGACCGGACCGACGACCTTGATCTTCGCCATGCGGGGGCCTGCCTCCTGTGCCGTGGGGTGTGGCGCCCAGGTTACTCGACGTCGAGAGACCCAGGAGGAACCGCCCGGTGCGCGTGCACCGCCCCTCCTGCCTGTGCGCGCACAGGCAGGCCTGGCATGCTGGGCTCTGCGCAGTTCGCCCCGATGTCGTCCACGCCGCGCCCGCCCACGGGCAGGCCTGACGGCTCGGCACCGACCGGTGGCTCACCCACCTCACACGACAGGACCGACATGTCCCAGCAGAACCCGCAGACCCCCGAGGGCGCCCCGGTGCCCGAGGAGACCTCGCCGGCCCCGACCACCCCGGCCGCGACGACGCCGTCCGACGCCGCCGCGTCCGACGCCGCCGCGCCCGACCGCGCGTCGGCCGACGCCGCGCCGGCCGACGCCGTCGAGGAGGTCGTCGTCGAGGAGGTCGTCGTCGACACCCCCGTGACGCCCGCGCCCGTGACGCCCGCCGCCGACGACGACGACGACACGTACGTCCTGCCGGCCGGCACCGTGGTCGCCGCGGGACCCGGCCTGGTCGCACGTCTCGGAGCCGAGGCCTTCGGCACGTTCTTCCTCGTGCTCGTCGGC of Cellulomonas dongxiuzhuiae contains these proteins:
- the pulA gene encoding pullulanase-type alpha-1,6-glucosidase, giving the protein MVGAASPRPPAPRTARRALAGLAAAAIAATGAVAALPATPAAAAAAAVTLVGSLQDELGCPADWDPTCAATALAPTGVPGRFSATFEVPGGAHEWKVALDGTWEGSAGADGGEANTPLVLAGPADLTFTYDDATRRTSVVVDDLAGGYTEADAGIVAEPARDPGAGEQLYFVLTDRFADGDPSNDTGGLEGDRTVTGLDPTDKGFYHGGDLAGLRGRLDYIEGLGTTAIWLTPSFLNRPVQGAGADASAGYHGYWITDFTRIDPHLGTNAELEALIADAHARGMKVYFDIITNHTADVIDYAEGEHAYVDQATRPYRDAAGEPFDPADVAGSADFPDLDAATSFPYTPVVDPADADVKVPAWLNDPTLYHNRGDSTWTGESVTYGDFTGLDDLMTEHPDVVQGFVDVYEAWVDLGVDGFRIDTVKHVNREFWDVFTSAIAQHAAAVGNPDFFMFGEVYDADAALTAPYVRETDMNAVLDFSFQAAAASYAKGLPAAGLQSLFASDDLYTTPTSSAQALPTFLGNHDMGRIGHAVKDAGDGQARSGLAHALMYLTRGQPVVYYGDEQGFVGDGSLGGTDKDARQSLFATQVEEYADQALLDGTPAGSVDRYDTDAPLYAHVAALGALRATTPALTTGAQVERYAAGPVYAFSRFGDDDVEHLVALNNAADPASVTVDTLTPGATFTPLLATSGTDVVPGAPVVAGADGTVALSVPAFGSLVLRAGATVAAGDDVITLEAPGAGAALAGLAPVAADVDDAAAATSFAYRVVGDDAWTALGTAETTAPRVFHDVRGLAAGTLVEYRAVRQDVTGHRSAASTYASVGVAVDGVEPPPDPGETPVTVPGSHNAAMGCPGDWQPGCEAARLTSTNGVVFHGTFSIPPGSYEYKVAVGGTWDENYGAGGAPGGANLTYTVTGDGPQEVTFVYDATTHQVTTSAQGPLLTLPGSFQSEAGCAADWDPACLATALVDGDGDGTATLTLPDLAAGTYELKVAHGLSWAENYGADGVRDGANIAFTAPGGRPVSFVYDLTTHVLTVQVTDAPLPGTGQLAAHWVDARTLAWPASFVASGTDPATLRFSLHAAADASLEVVDGQVTGGEELALAVVPGGLTDAQLARFPTLDGYVALRVDADRRTVERLLTGQVLVRQADADDVGQAVTGVQVPGVLDDLYSGRAAKRALGTTWAKGRPSLALWAPTAQGVDLLVWPADRRGAVDTSAEPVRVAGQRQPDGSWTASGPQGWDGAAYLWEVTVYAPTTGRVEVNRVTDPYAVALTLNSTHGVLVDLDDSRYRPRQWERTAQPVVRPVDQTIYELHVRDFSISDATVPERLRGTYGAFAVRSSDGRDHLRALADAGLTTVHLLPTFDIASIEEDRSAQATPACDLASLPPDSPRQQECVTAVAGQDAFNWGYDPWHWSAPEGSYAVDAHGGARIAELRSMVGALHADGLQVVLDQVFNHTAASGQDAKSVLDRVVPGYYHRLNATGQVETSTCCQNVATEHAMAEKMMVDSVVTWARDHKVDGFRFDLMGHHSRQTMEAVRAALDRLTPREDGVDGRRVYLYGEGWNFGEVADDRLFEQATQGQLGGTGIGTFSDRLRDAVRGGGPFDEDPRVQGFGSGAFTDPNGAPVNGTPDEQLARLRHQTDLVRLGMAGNLRAYRLPTSDGTVRRGDEIDYNGQPAGYAESPEEVVTYVDAHDNETLFDNLYLKLPQGTPMADRVRMNTVSLATTTLAQTPSFWHAGADLLRSKSLDRNSYDSGDWFNVLDWSGRTNGFARGLPPAADNAAKWPYQQPLLADPALVPTPQDIATAGTAAAELLELRSSTRLFRLGDARLIEQKVTFPGAGPDAAPGVVVMHVEDRAGWDASARRWRTDVDHRLDGLLVVVNASDEPTTQRVPALAGRAYALSPVQAGGADPVVRTTVYDRSTGAVTVPARTVAVLQEQASRGHGATGAWRHVCGLLERWWPGVCG
- a CDS encoding malate dehydrogenase, with product MSLTTPAVVTVTGAAGQIGYALAFRIASGQLLGPDTPVRLRMLEIPPAVKAAEGVAMELDDCAFPLLDGIDITDDAAAAFDGVNVALLVGARPRTKGMERGDLLSANGGIFGPQGAAINAGAADDVRVLVVGNPANTNAYIASSHAPDVPADRFTAMTRLDHNRALAQLRQRTGAAIDDIARLAIWGNHSATQYPDLTHATIGGRPALEVVGDDAWVRDTFIPTVAKRGAAIIEARGASSAASAANAAIDHVHTWVRGTPADDWTSAGVVSDGSYGVPEGLISSFPVTAAGGVYTIVPGLDVDEFSRERIDASVAELVEEREAVRALGLV
- a CDS encoding NADP-dependent isocitrate dehydrogenase gives rise to the protein MAKIKVVGPVVELDGDEMTRIIWQFIKDRLIHPYLDVDLRYYDLSIQNRDATDDQVTIDAAHAIKEHGVGVKCATITPDEARVEEFGLKKMWVSPNGTIRNILGGVVFREPIIISNIPRLVPGWNKPIIIGRHAHGDQYKSTNFKVPGAGKITMTFEPADGSEPQQFEVVTMPEAGGVAMGMYNFNESIRDFARASFAYGLQRGYPVYLSTKNTILKAYDGAFKDIFAEVFEAEFKADFDAAGLTYEHRLIDDMVAAAMKWEGGYVWACKNYDGDVQSDTVAQGFGSLGLMTSVLMTPDGKTVEAEAAHGTVTRHYRQHQAGKPTSTNPIASIFAWTGGLKHRGKLDGTPEVTQFAETLEDVVIKTVESGKMTKDLASLVGPDQAWMTTEEFLAALDENLAARLG